A section of the Streptomyces sp. V3I8 genome encodes:
- a CDS encoding sodium-translocating pyrophosphatase: MAGLSTPHQFDQPTTLAAAVLTDDNRLIVVIIAVVALAALAVAGVLVRQVLAAGEGTDSMKEIAVAIQEGANAYLGRQMRTLGVFAVVVFFLLMLLPADDWNQRAGRSVFFLIGAAFSATTGYIGMWLAVRSNVRVAAAAREATPAEGESEKDLTAVSHKAMKIAFRTGGVVGMFTVGLGLLGASCVVLVYAADAPKVLEGFGLGAALIAMFMRVGGGIFTKAADVGADLVGKVEQGIPEDDPRNAATIADNVGDNVGDCAGMAADLFESYAVTLVAALILGKAAFGDSGLAFPLIVPAIGVLTAMIGIFAVAPRRSDRSGMSAINRGFFISAVISLVLVAVAVFVYLPSTYAELDGVTDEAILAKSGDPRILALLAVAIGIVLAALIQQLTGYFTETTRRPVKDIGKTSLTGPATVVLAGISLGLESAVYTALLIGLGVYGAFLLGGTSIMLALFAVALAGTGLLTTVGVIVAMDTFGPVSDNAQGIAEMSGDVEGAGAQVLTDLDAVGNTTKAITKGIAIATAVLAAAALFGSYRDAILTAANDVGQKVSGPDAPMNLMMDISQPNNLVGLIAGAAVVFLFSGLAINAVSRSAGAVVYEVRRQFREHPGIMDYTEKPEYGRVVDICTKDALRELTTPGLLAVLTPIAIGFTLGVGALGSFLAGAIGTGTLMAVFLANSGGAWDNAKKLVEDGHHGGKGSEAHAATVIGDTIGDPFKDTAGPAINPLLKVMNLVALLIAPAVVKFSYGEDKSVGMRILISVLSLTVIVGAVYVSKRRGIAVGDEGDEDGSEKPAKSADAAVVS, translated from the coding sequence ATGGCGGGGCTTTCTACCCCTCATCAGTTTGATCAGCCCACTACCCTCGCGGCCGCGGTACTCACGGACGACAACCGTCTCATCGTAGTGATCATCGCGGTCGTCGCCCTTGCGGCGCTTGCCGTCGCCGGTGTCCTGGTCCGCCAGGTGCTGGCGGCGGGCGAAGGCACCGACAGCATGAAGGAGATCGCGGTCGCGATCCAGGAGGGCGCGAATGCCTACCTGGGGCGACAGATGCGTACCCTCGGGGTATTCGCCGTCGTGGTGTTCTTCCTGCTCATGCTGCTGCCCGCGGACGACTGGAATCAGCGTGCCGGCCGATCGGTCTTCTTCTTGATCGGCGCGGCATTCTCGGCGACCACCGGATATATCGGCATGTGGCTCGCCGTACGCAGCAATGTCCGCGTGGCCGCCGCGGCACGGGAAGCGACCCCGGCGGAGGGTGAGTCCGAAAAGGATCTCACCGCCGTCTCGCACAAAGCCATGAAGATCGCTTTCCGTACGGGCGGCGTCGTCGGCATGTTCACGGTGGGGCTCGGTCTGCTGGGCGCCTCCTGTGTGGTGCTGGTGTACGCGGCCGACGCGCCGAAGGTGCTGGAGGGCTTCGGCCTCGGCGCCGCACTGATCGCCATGTTCATGCGGGTCGGCGGCGGCATCTTCACCAAGGCCGCCGACGTCGGCGCCGACCTGGTCGGCAAGGTCGAGCAGGGCATCCCGGAGGACGACCCGCGCAACGCCGCGACCATCGCCGACAACGTGGGCGACAACGTCGGCGACTGCGCCGGCATGGCCGCCGACCTGTTCGAGTCGTACGCCGTCACGCTCGTCGCCGCGCTGATCCTCGGCAAGGCGGCGTTCGGCGACTCCGGGCTCGCCTTCCCGCTGATCGTGCCCGCGATCGGCGTACTCACCGCGATGATCGGTATCTTCGCGGTCGCGCCGCGCCGTTCGGACCGCAGCGGGATGAGCGCGATCAACCGCGGTTTCTTCATCTCCGCGGTCATCTCGCTGGTGCTGGTGGCGGTGGCCGTCTTCGTCTACCTGCCGTCCACCTACGCCGAACTGGACGGTGTCACCGACGAGGCCATCCTCGCCAAGTCCGGCGACCCGCGGATCCTCGCGCTCCTCGCGGTCGCCATCGGCATCGTGCTGGCCGCGCTGATCCAGCAGCTGACCGGCTACTTCACCGAGACCACCCGTCGGCCGGTGAAGGACATCGGCAAGACCTCGCTCACCGGCCCGGCCACCGTCGTCCTCGCCGGAATCTCGCTCGGTCTCGAATCGGCCGTCTACACCGCCCTGCTGATCGGTCTCGGCGTCTACGGGGCCTTCCTGCTCGGCGGTACGTCGATCATGCTGGCCCTGTTCGCGGTGGCCCTCGCCGGAACGGGTCTGCTCACCACGGTCGGCGTCATCGTCGCCATGGACACCTTCGGGCCGGTCTCCGACAACGCGCAGGGCATCGCCGAGATGTCCGGCGACGTCGAGGGCGCGGGCGCGCAGGTGCTGACCGACCTGGACGCCGTGGGCAACACCACCAAGGCCATCACCAAGGGCATCGCCATCGCCACCGCGGTACTGGCGGCGGCGGCGCTCTTCGGCTCGTACCGGGACGCCATCCTCACGGCCGCGAACGACGTGGGGCAGAAGGTCTCGGGCCCGGACGCCCCGATGAACCTGATGATGGACATCTCGCAGCCCAACAACCTGGTCGGGCTCATCGCGGGCGCCGCGGTCGTCTTCCTCTTCTCGGGGCTGGCGATCAACGCGGTGTCGCGGTCGGCCGGGGCCGTGGTCTACGAGGTGCGGCGGCAGTTCCGCGAGCACCCCGGGATCATGGACTACACCGAGAAACCCGAGTACGGGCGCGTCGTCGACATCTGCACCAAGGACGCGCTGCGCGAGCTGACCACGCCGGGTCTGCTCGCCGTACTGACGCCGATCGCGATCGGGTTCACGCTCGGCGTCGGCGCGCTCGGCTCCTTCCTCGCGGGCGCCATCGGCACCGGCACGCTGATGGCGGTCTTCCTCGCCAACTCCGGCGGGGCGTGGGACAACGCCAAGAAACTCGTCGAGGACGGCCACCACGGCGGCAAGGGCAGCGAGGCCCACGCCGCGACGGTGATCGGCGACACGATCGGTGACCCCTTCAAGGACACCGCGGGACCCGCGATCAACCCCCTCCTCAAGGTGATGAACCTGGTGGCGCTGCTCATCGCGCCGGCCGTGGTCAAGTTCAGCTACGGCGAGGACAAGAGCGTGGGGATGCGCATCCTCATCTCGGTGCTCTCGCTCACCGTGATCGTGGGCGCGGTGTACGTGTCCAAGCGGCGCGGCATCGCCGTGGGCGACGAGGGTGACGAGGACGGCTCCGAGAAGCCCGCCAAGTCGGCGGATGCGGCGGTGGTTTCGTAG
- a CDS encoding small secreted protein has translation MEGTNPVNKKLAAALSGGAVLVLALSGCSSDDNNDDKLNSWAEQVCDAVQPQAKKIAAANTAIQKQTSDNSTPAEVQETDSQAFQDMSDAYKAIGAAVSKAGAPDVEDGEKKKTDAVKELDTISASYGGLKKQVDDLDTKNQAKFADGLKGIATQLDKLSQSGNDALAKLEEGDVGKAMAKQESCKSASSSSPAAKG, from the coding sequence ATGGAAGGGACCAATCCGGTGAACAAGAAGCTCGCGGCCGCGCTGTCCGGCGGTGCGGTACTGGTACTGGCGCTGTCGGGATGCAGCAGTGACGACAACAACGACGACAAGCTGAACTCCTGGGCCGAGCAGGTCTGCGACGCGGTGCAGCCACAGGCGAAGAAGATCGCGGCCGCCAACACCGCCATCCAGAAGCAGACCTCGGACAACAGCACTCCGGCGGAGGTCCAGGAGACCGACTCGCAGGCTTTCCAGGACATGTCCGACGCCTACAAGGCGATCGGCGCCGCCGTGAGCAAGGCCGGCGCGCCGGACGTGGAGGACGGCGAGAAGAAGAAGACGGACGCCGTCAAGGAACTCGACACCATCTCCGCGTCGTACGGCGGCCTCAAGAAGCAGGTCGACGACCTCGACACGAAGAACCAGGCGAAGTTCGCCGACGGCCTGAAGGGGATCGCCACCCAGCTCGACAAGCTGAGCCAGAGCGGCAACGACGCCCTCGCGAAGCTCGAGGAGGGCGACGTGGGCAAGGCGATGGCCAAGCAGGAGAGCTGCAAGAGCGCGTCCTCGTCGTCGCCCGCCGCCAAGGGCTGA
- a CDS encoding class I SAM-dependent methyltransferase, with translation MSNTSLAPLPSSDRADVTARLRDALLSASFSADGLLDLLGAPAYAALARSETVPALRATRGDSPLEALVRLFLLQQPVPHARVADVLPVEDCLEGGWLTRVGGDEVAAVVDVRPYGGPGGEDWFIVSDLGCAVGGAGGIGSHDEGVVLGVGGASTTLAGITVRTPVASALDLGTGSGIQALHAAQHATRVSATDLNPRALHITALTLALSGAPAADLREGSLFEPVADRTFDLIVSNPPFVISPAARLTYRDGGMGGDDLCRTLVQQAGDRLNEGGYAQFLANWQHVEGEDWQERLRSWVPRGCDAWIVQREVQDVTQYAELWLRDAGDHHADPVEYQTRYDAWLDEFEARKVKAVGFGWITLRRSDTELPSVVLEEWPHSVEQPLGDTVRAHFERVDYLRTHDDAALLAGHFRLAGEIVQEQVGLPGAEDPEHVVLRQNRGMRRATKVDTVGAGFAGVCDGTLSAGRILDAIAQLVGEDPVLLRDRTPAQIRLLVEQGFIEPVR, from the coding sequence GTGAGTAACACCAGCCTGGCACCGCTGCCCTCGTCCGACCGCGCCGACGTCACCGCACGGCTGCGGGACGCCCTCCTGAGCGCCTCCTTCAGCGCCGACGGGCTGCTCGACCTCCTCGGCGCCCCCGCGTACGCGGCGCTGGCCCGCAGTGAGACCGTGCCCGCGCTCCGGGCCACCCGGGGCGACTCGCCGCTGGAGGCGCTCGTACGGCTGTTCCTGCTGCAGCAGCCCGTGCCGCACGCGCGCGTGGCGGACGTCCTGCCGGTGGAGGACTGCCTGGAGGGCGGCTGGCTGACCCGCGTCGGCGGGGACGAGGTCGCGGCGGTGGTCGACGTACGGCCGTACGGCGGACCGGGCGGCGAAGACTGGTTCATCGTCTCGGACCTGGGCTGCGCCGTCGGCGGGGCCGGCGGTATCGGCAGCCATGACGAAGGCGTCGTCCTCGGCGTGGGCGGCGCGTCCACCACGCTCGCCGGCATCACCGTGCGCACCCCCGTCGCCTCCGCGCTCGATCTCGGCACCGGCTCCGGGATCCAGGCGCTGCACGCCGCACAGCACGCCACGCGCGTGAGCGCCACCGACCTCAACCCCCGCGCGCTGCACATCACCGCGCTCACCCTCGCCCTGTCCGGGGCCCCGGCGGCCGACCTGCGCGAGGGCTCCCTCTTCGAACCGGTGGCCGACCGGACGTTCGACCTCATCGTCTCCAACCCGCCCTTCGTGATCTCCCCCGCCGCCCGGCTCACCTACCGCGACGGCGGGATGGGCGGGGACGATCTGTGCCGCACGCTTGTTCAGCAGGCGGGCGACCGGCTGAACGAAGGGGGATACGCGCAGTTCCTGGCCAACTGGCAGCACGTGGAGGGCGAGGACTGGCAGGAGCGGCTGCGCTCCTGGGTGCCGCGCGGCTGCGACGCGTGGATCGTGCAGCGCGAGGTCCAGGACGTCACGCAGTACGCCGAACTGTGGCTGCGCGACGCCGGCGACCACCACGCCGACCCCGTGGAGTACCAGACGCGGTACGACGCCTGGCTGGACGAGTTCGAGGCGCGCAAGGTGAAGGCCGTCGGCTTCGGCTGGATCACGCTGCGCAGGTCGGACACGGAACTGCCCTCGGTCGTCCTCGAGGAGTGGCCGCACTCCGTGGAGCAGCCGCTCGGCGACACCGTACGCGCGCACTTCGAGCGGGTGGACTACCTGCGGACGCACGACGACGCCGCCCTGCTCGCGGGCCACTTCAGGCTCGCCGGCGAGATCGTGCAGGAGCAGGTCGGGCTGCCCGGCGCCGAGGACCCCGAGCATGTCGTGCTGCGCCAGAACCGCGGGATGCGGCGGGCCACGAAGGTGGACACGGTCGGCGCGGGCTTCGCGGGCGTCTGCGACGGCACGCTGAGCGCCGGGCGCATCCTGGACGCCATCGCCCAACTGGTCGGCGAGGACCCGGTGCTGCTGCGCGACCGCACGCCGGCCCAGATCCGGCTCCTGGTCGAGCAGGGCTTCATCGAACCCGTGCGCTGA
- the topA gene encoding type I DNA topoisomerase — MSPTSETAHGGRRLVIVESPAKAKTIKGYLGPGYVVEASVGHIRDLPNGAAEVPEQYTGEVRRLGVDVENDFQPIYVVNADKKSQVKKLKDLLKDSDELFLATDEDREGEAIAWHLLEVLKPKVPVHRMVFHEITKDAIRSAVANPRELNQRMVDAQETRRILDRLYGYEVSPVLWKKVMPRLSAGRVQSVATRLVVERERERIAFRSAEYWDLTGTFGTGRAGDRSDPSNLVARLTAVDGKRVAQGRDFDSLGQIKSANTLHLDETNARALATALADTDFSVRSVESKPYRRSPYAPFRTTTLQQEASRKLGFGAKATMQVAQKLYENGFITYMRTDSTTLSDTAITAARAQVTQLYGASYLPDKPRTYAGKVKNAQEAHEAIRPSGDRFRTPAETGLSGDQFRLYELIWKRTVASQMKDAVGNSVTVKIAGTSSDGRDAEFSASGKTITFHGFLKAYVEGADDPNAELDDRERRLPQVTEGDPLSAEEISVDGHATKPPARYTEASLVKELEEREIGRPSTYASIIGTILDRGYVFKKGTALVPSFLSFAVVNLLEKHFGRLVDYDFTARMEDDLDRIARGEARSVPWLRRFYFGEGDATGAAEAGNGDGDHLGGLKELVTDLGAIDAREISSFAVAGSDIMLRVGRYGPYVERGEKDSENHQRADVPEDLAPDELTVELAEELLAKPSGDFELGADPESGHQIIARDGRYGPYVTEVLPEGTPKTGKNAVKPRTASLFKTMSLETVTLADALKLMSLPRVVGTDAEGVEITAQNGRYGPYLKKGTDSRSLTSEDQLFTITLDEALAIYAQPKQRGRAAAKPPLKELGADPVSGQPVVVKDGRFGPYVTDGETNATLRSGDSVEEITPERGFELLAEKRAKAPAKKTAKKAPAKKAPAKKAPAKKTAAKKTAATKTAVKKTTTAKKTTAKKAAAVKAAAED, encoded by the coding sequence TTGTCCCCGACCAGCGAGACCGCACACGGCGGCCGCCGACTCGTCATCGTCGAGTCGCCTGCCAAGGCGAAGACGATCAAGGGCTATCTCGGCCCCGGATACGTCGTCGAAGCGAGTGTCGGGCACATCCGCGACCTCCCCAACGGCGCCGCGGAGGTGCCCGAGCAGTACACCGGTGAGGTGCGCCGGCTCGGCGTGGACGTCGAGAACGACTTCCAGCCGATCTACGTGGTCAATGCTGACAAGAAGTCGCAGGTCAAGAAGCTCAAGGACCTGCTGAAGGACTCCGACGAGCTCTTCCTCGCCACCGATGAGGACCGCGAGGGCGAGGCCATCGCGTGGCACCTCCTCGAGGTCCTCAAGCCCAAGGTCCCCGTCCACCGGATGGTCTTCCACGAGATCACCAAGGACGCGATCCGCAGCGCCGTCGCCAACCCGCGCGAGCTCAACCAGCGCATGGTCGACGCCCAGGAGACCCGCCGCATCCTCGACCGCCTCTACGGCTACGAGGTCTCGCCGGTCCTGTGGAAGAAGGTCATGCCGCGGCTGTCGGCGGGCCGCGTCCAGTCCGTGGCGACCCGCCTCGTCGTCGAGCGGGAGCGCGAGCGCATCGCCTTCCGCTCCGCCGAGTACTGGGACCTCACCGGCACCTTCGGCACCGGCCGCGCCGGTGACCGCAGCGACCCGTCGAACCTCGTCGCCCGGCTGACCGCGGTCGACGGCAAGCGCGTCGCCCAGGGCCGCGACTTCGACTCGCTCGGGCAGATCAAGAGCGCGAACACGCTCCACCTGGACGAGACGAACGCCCGTGCGCTGGCCACCGCGCTGGCCGACACGGACTTCTCCGTACGCTCCGTCGAGTCGAAGCCGTACCGGCGCTCGCCGTACGCGCCGTTCCGTACGACGACGCTCCAGCAGGAGGCCAGCCGCAAGCTCGGCTTCGGCGCGAAGGCCACCATGCAGGTGGCGCAGAAGCTGTACGAGAACGGCTTCATCACCTACATGCGTACGGACTCCACGACCCTCTCGGACACCGCGATCACCGCGGCCCGGGCGCAGGTCACGCAGCTCTACGGCGCGAGCTACCTGCCGGACAAGCCGCGTACGTACGCCGGGAAGGTCAAGAACGCGCAGGAGGCGCACGAGGCGATCCGCCCCTCGGGGGACCGTTTCCGCACTCCGGCCGAAACGGGTCTGAGCGGTGACCAGTTCCGGCTGTACGAGCTGATCTGGAAGCGGACCGTCGCCTCCCAGATGAAGGACGCGGTCGGCAACTCCGTCACCGTGAAGATCGCGGGCACGTCCTCCGACGGCCGGGACGCCGAGTTCAGCGCGTCCGGCAAGACGATCACCTTCCACGGCTTCCTGAAGGCGTACGTCGAGGGCGCGGACGACCCGAACGCCGAGCTGGACGACCGCGAGCGCCGCCTTCCGCAGGTCACCGAGGGCGACCCGCTGTCCGCCGAGGAGATCTCGGTCGACGGCCACGCGACCAAGCCGCCGGCCCGCTACACCGAGGCCAGCCTGGTCAAGGAGCTCGAGGAGCGCGAGATCGGCCGCCCGTCGACGTACGCGTCGATCATCGGCACGATCCTCGACCGCGGCTACGTGTTCAAGAAGGGGACGGCCCTCGTGCCCTCCTTCCTGTCCTTCGCCGTGGTCAACCTCCTGGAGAAGCACTTCGGGCGGCTCGTCGACTACGACTTCACGGCCAGGATGGAGGACGACCTCGACCGCATCGCGCGGGGCGAGGCCCGGTCCGTCCCGTGGCTCAGGCGCTTCTACTTCGGCGAGGGCGACGCGACCGGCGCCGCGGAGGCGGGCAACGGCGACGGGGACCACCTCGGCGGCCTCAAGGAGCTCGTCACCGACCTCGGTGCCATCGACGCCCGCGAGATTTCGTCGTTCGCCGTGGCCGGCAGCGACATCATGCTGCGTGTCGGCCGCTACGGCCCGTACGTCGAGCGCGGCGAGAAGGACTCCGAGAACCACCAGCGCGCCGACGTGCCCGAGGACCTGGCCCCGGACGAGCTGACCGTCGAGCTCGCGGAGGAACTGCTCGCCAAGCCGAGCGGCGACTTCGAGCTGGGCGCCGACCCCGAGTCGGGCCACCAGATCATCGCCAGGGACGGCCGCTACGGCCCGTACGTCACCGAGGTGCTCCCCGAGGGCACCCCGAAGACCGGCAAGAACGCCGTGAAGCCGCGTACGGCCTCGCTCTTCAAGACGATGTCCCTGGAGACGGTGACGCTCGCCGACGCGCTCAAGCTGATGTCGCTGCCGCGCGTCGTCGGCACGGACGCCGAGGGCGTGGAGATCACCGCGCAGAACGGCCGCTACGGCCCGTATCTGAAGAAGGGCACCGACTCGCGCTCCCTGACGAGCGAGGACCAGCTCTTCACGATCACCCTCGACGAAGCCCTCGCGATCTACGCGCAGCCCAAGCAGCGCGGCCGCGCCGCCGCCAAGCCGCCGCTGAAGGAGCTCGGCGCCGACCCGGTCAGCGGGCAGCCGGTCGTCGTCAAGGACGGCCGCTTCGGCCCGTACGTCACCGACGGCGAGACCAACGCCACCCTGCGGTCCGGCGACAGCGTCGAGGAGATCACTCCGGAGCGCGGCTTCGAACTGCTTGCGGAGAAGCGGGCGAAGGCCCCGGCCAAGAAGACGGCGAAGAAGGCACCCGCCAAGAAGGCCCCGGCCAAGAAGGCGCCCGCGAAGAAAACAGCGGCGAAGAAGACCGCAGCCACGAAAACGGCCGTGAAGAAGACCACCACCGCCAAGAAGACGACCGCGAAGAAGGCGGCCGCCGTCAAGGCGGCGGCCGAGGACTGA